In one window of Pseudobythopirellula maris DNA:
- a CDS encoding DUF1593 domain-containing protein, whose translation MHEFPFAIRQAVTLCLAAALFATPFGNTAAAEQQGGEPSPKPRVIVTSDGEIDDECSMVRFLLYANEWDIEGIVTSSSQYHWQGHSWAGDDWIDPYLDAYAEVQPNLAKHDSRFPTAEFLRARTFLGNVKSEGDMDEPTPGSQHIVKVLLDDTDDRPIWLQGWGGPNTIARALKTIEEEHPGKMATVAAKLRFFFIWEQDTTYQDYIRPHWGKYNIPTIISDQFIAVAYHWDKIIPPAEREFFRGEWMNKYILKDHGPLCSLYKAHSDGAFRSEGDSPAFLHTIPTGLRNMESPGWGGWGGRYTRVRANTWLDPVADPSYDYPEGRWYSSNAWGRLRVRKGIKDDPKLMQYLKPIWRWSEALQNDFAARADWCVASVEDANHPPLVVLGHEADLMAQPGATVELSAHGTRDPDGDNLSYRWWQYREAGTHDGGVEIQNAGQQNASFAMPADIEEAKTIHIVCEVTDDGAPALTRYQRVVIGCE comes from the coding sequence ATGCATGAGTTCCCATTCGCCATCCGCCAAGCGGTGACCCTGTGCCTGGCAGCTGCTCTTTTCGCGACGCCTTTTGGAAACACCGCCGCGGCGGAGCAGCAGGGCGGCGAGCCGTCGCCGAAGCCGCGTGTCATCGTCACCAGTGACGGCGAGATCGACGATGAGTGCTCGATGGTGCGGTTCTTGCTCTACGCCAACGAGTGGGACATCGAGGGGATCGTCACCTCGAGTTCGCAGTACCACTGGCAGGGGCACAGCTGGGCCGGCGACGACTGGATCGATCCCTACCTCGACGCCTACGCCGAGGTACAACCCAATCTGGCCAAGCACGACAGCCGCTTCCCCACCGCGGAATTCCTGCGGGCGCGCACGTTCCTTGGGAACGTGAAATCCGAGGGCGACATGGACGAGCCCACCCCCGGCTCGCAGCACATCGTCAAAGTTCTGCTCGACGACACGGACGACCGGCCGATCTGGCTGCAGGGTTGGGGCGGCCCCAACACGATCGCCCGCGCGCTGAAGACCATCGAAGAGGAGCACCCGGGCAAGATGGCCACGGTGGCCGCGAAGCTCCGCTTCTTCTTCATCTGGGAGCAAGACACGACCTACCAAGACTACATCCGCCCGCACTGGGGCAAGTACAACATCCCCACGATCATCTCGGATCAGTTCATCGCGGTCGCCTACCACTGGGACAAGATCATCCCGCCCGCGGAGCGGGAGTTCTTCCGTGGCGAGTGGATGAACAAGTACATCCTCAAAGACCACGGCCCGCTCTGCTCGTTGTACAAAGCCCACAGCGACGGCGCCTTCCGTTCGGAGGGCGACTCGCCCGCGTTCCTGCACACCATCCCTACGGGATTGCGGAACATGGAGTCACCCGGCTGGGGCGGTTGGGGCGGCCGATACACGCGGGTGCGCGCCAACACCTGGCTCGACCCAGTGGCCGACCCGTCTTACGACTACCCCGAGGGCAGGTGGTACAGCAGCAACGCCTGGGGCCGCCTGCGCGTTCGCAAAGGCATCAAGGACGACCCCAAGCTGATGCAGTACCTCAAGCCGATCTGGCGTTGGAGCGAGGCCCTGCAGAACGACTTCGCCGCGCGGGCCGACTGGTGCGTCGCCTCGGTCGAGGACGCCAACCACCCGCCGCTGGTCGTGCTAGGGCACGAGGCGGACCTGATGGCGCAGCCCGGCGCGACCGTCGAGCTCAGCGCCCACGGCACGCGCGATCCGGACGGCGACAACCTGAGCTACCGCTGGTGGCAGTACCGCGAAGCGGGCACGCACGACGGCGGGGTCGAGATCCAGAACGCCGGCCAGCAAAACGCCTCGTTCGCCATGCCAGCCGACATCGAAGAGGCGAAAACCATCCACATCGTCTGCGAGGTGACCGACGACGGCGCCCCCGCGCTCACGAGGTACCAGCGCGTGGTGATCGGCTGCGAATAG
- a CDS encoding pectate lyase family protein, producing MHKAIVLAAFATVLLGVNARPLPAEQLAFPTAEGYGKHTVGGRGGAVFEVTNLNDSGEGSLRAAVEAKGPRTVVFRVSGVIDLESDLRIKNPYLTIAGQTAPGDGICLKRRPLMIGADEVIVRHIRVRFGDESGQDSDAISARYVKNLILDHVSASWSVDETVSIYHCENVTVQWCLVSESMFNSNHSKSTHGFGGIWGSNHSSYHHNLLAHHSSRNPRFASGCGNTDYRNNVLYNWGYNSCYGGEKQQKGNPKFNFSRINMVGNYYKPGPATAPGDVSHRIANPSSRGSDDKGEWYIADNFVEGAPAVTANNWEGGVQPGDPEFRLGQPWPAMAINQQPAEEAYELVLKNAGATLPRRDPVDTRVVQEVRSGTATYEGVYDQRKKVADASLPSGIIDSQNDVGGWPELKSTPAPADKDHDGMPDAWEVSQGLDPSNAADRNQLAGDGYTMLEHYLNSIE from the coding sequence ATGCACAAAGCTATCGTCCTGGCGGCGTTCGCCACGGTTCTTCTGGGTGTGAACGCCCGCCCGCTGCCGGCCGAGCAGCTCGCCTTCCCCACCGCCGAGGGCTACGGCAAGCACACCGTCGGCGGACGCGGCGGGGCCGTGTTCGAGGTGACCAACCTCAACGACTCGGGCGAAGGCAGCCTCCGCGCGGCGGTCGAGGCCAAGGGGCCGCGGACCGTGGTCTTCCGCGTGTCGGGCGTCATCGATCTCGAGAGCGACCTGAGGATCAAGAATCCTTACCTCACGATCGCCGGCCAAACCGCCCCGGGAGACGGGATCTGCCTGAAGCGGCGTCCGCTGATGATCGGCGCCGACGAGGTGATCGTCCGCCACATCCGGGTCCGGTTCGGCGACGAGTCGGGCCAAGACTCCGACGCGATCTCCGCCAGGTACGTCAAGAACCTCATCCTCGACCACGTCTCGGCCAGTTGGAGCGTCGACGAAACGGTTTCGATCTACCACTGCGAGAACGTGACCGTCCAGTGGTGCCTCGTCTCCGAGAGCATGTTCAACTCGAACCACAGCAAGAGCACGCACGGCTTCGGCGGCATCTGGGGGTCGAACCACAGCTCGTACCACCACAACCTGCTGGCGCACCACTCCAGCCGCAACCCGCGGTTCGCGTCGGGCTGCGGCAACACCGACTACAGGAACAACGTCCTGTACAACTGGGGCTACAACAGTTGTTACGGCGGCGAGAAGCAGCAGAAGGGCAACCCGAAATTCAACTTCTCGCGCATCAACATGGTCGGCAACTACTACAAGCCGGGCCCCGCCACGGCGCCGGGCGACGTGTCGCACCGCATCGCCAACCCCTCCTCTCGCGGCAGCGACGACAAAGGCGAGTGGTACATCGCCGACAACTTCGTGGAGGGCGCCCCCGCGGTGACCGCCAACAACTGGGAGGGCGGCGTCCAGCCGGGCGACCCGGAGTTCAGGCTCGGGCAGCCCTGGCCGGCGATGGCGATCAACCAGCAGCCCGCCGAGGAGGCGTACGAGTTGGTCCTCAAGAACGCCGGCGCCACCCTGCCCCGCCGCGACCCGGTCGACACGCGCGTGGTGCAAGAAGTCCGCAGCGGCACGGCGACCTACGAGGGGGTCTACGACCAGCGGAAGAAAGTGGCCGACGCGTCCCTGCCCAGCGGCATCATCGACTCTCAGAACGACGTGGGCGGCTGGCCCGAGCTCAAGAGCACGCCGGCCCCCGCCGACAAGGACCACGACGGCATGCCCGACGCCTGGGAGGTTTCCCAAGGCCTGGACCCCAGCAACGCCGCCGACCGCAACCAGCTGGCCGGCGACGGCTACACGATGCTCGAGCACTACCTGAACAGCATCGAATAG
- a CDS encoding alkene reductase, translating into MPANDPLFEPLRLGAIEIPNRVVMAPLTRARATDRTPNALMAEYYQQRASAGLIVSEATAFSEQGYGWPGAPALYNDQQVDGWRRITDAVHQAGGRIFLQLWHMGRVSHPDFQAGRLPVAPSAVAAAGDAHTPTGKKPFVTPHALSVDEIARVVDDYAAATARARRAGFDGVEVHGANGYLIDQFLRDASNRRDDQYGGSIENRLRFLGEVLAAVTAEWAPERTGLRLSPTMNGMGMSDSDPVALYTAAAEMLNGVSLAYVHTAEAIAPGRLYNPDAPRVTPHIRRAYEGVLMTNGGYDHQTAAEAIRSGAADAIAFGQSYIANPDLVERFRAGAALNEPDHSTYYTHGAEGYTDYPAMAETARTATA; encoded by the coding sequence ATGCCCGCCAACGATCCGCTCTTCGAGCCTCTGCGCCTCGGCGCCATCGAGATCCCCAACCGTGTGGTGATGGCCCCGCTGACCCGCGCCCGCGCCACCGACCGCACTCCCAACGCGCTGATGGCCGAGTACTACCAGCAGCGGGCCAGCGCCGGGTTGATCGTCTCCGAGGCGACCGCCTTCAGCGAGCAAGGCTACGGCTGGCCCGGCGCCCCGGCGCTCTACAACGACCAGCAGGTCGACGGCTGGAGGCGGATCACCGACGCCGTCCACCAGGCCGGCGGCCGGATTTTCCTGCAGCTCTGGCACATGGGCCGCGTCTCGCACCCCGACTTCCAAGCGGGCAGGCTGCCGGTCGCGCCGAGCGCCGTCGCCGCGGCGGGCGACGCCCACACCCCGACCGGCAAGAAACCGTTCGTCACGCCGCACGCCCTGTCGGTCGACGAGATCGCACGGGTCGTCGACGACTACGCCGCGGCGACCGCCCGCGCCCGCCGGGCGGGCTTCGACGGCGTCGAGGTCCACGGCGCCAACGGCTACCTGATCGACCAGTTCCTCCGCGACGCGTCGAACCGGCGCGACGACCAGTACGGCGGCTCGATCGAGAACCGCCTGCGGTTCCTCGGCGAGGTGCTAGCCGCGGTCACAGCCGAGTGGGCGCCCGAGCGGACCGGCCTGAGGCTGAGCCCCACAATGAACGGCATGGGGATGAGCGACAGCGACCCGGTCGCGCTCTACACCGCCGCGGCGGAGATGCTCAACGGCGTGTCGCTCGCCTACGTCCACACGGCCGAGGCGATCGCGCCCGGTCGCCTCTACAATCCCGACGCCCCGCGCGTGACGCCCCACATCCGCCGGGCGTACGAGGGGGTGCTCATGACCAACGGCGGCTACGACCACCAGACCGCCGCCGAGGCGATCCGCAGCGGCGCGGCCGACGCCATCGCCTTCGGGCAGTCATACATCGCCAACCCCGACCTGGTGGAGCGCTTCCGCGCGGGCGCGGCGCTCAACGAGCCCGACCATTCCACCTACTACACGCACGGCGCCGAGGGGTACACCGACTACCCGGCCATGGCCGAGACCGCCCGTACGGCGACGGCATGA
- a CDS encoding PAS domain-containing hybrid sensor histidine kinase/response regulator: MSDESRRVPDYESEVHQEIADRFGLLPNFFRLGPEAPEVAKSFWEFAKFGYLDSPLPAMFKERLFVYLSRFCDVRYCLARHFGFLVGLGRPSGDDASAPDSLDQALSLIDTPHPSGDDLAPSLEVLRARTEPFAFDSELSEEQEAAVFACAAHVFLQTDQAAESLEALRHACDGRAFQHLLVFLTFVRTAHYWTQIHPELEVEEDVTHLLDGHEALSRCVRGAQPSDAGKRASVVQRELDRLGEERERSELLRVTLASIGDAVITTDSRGRITFINSVGEKATGWSADEAVGQPIERVFAIFDEESGEEVVSPVRRALRHGATAGLKSRTRLITRDGKRLPIEDSASPIRVGGQVVGAVLIFRDVRERREQQKSLERQELQFRTLANSIAHLAWMAKPDGYVFWYNQPWYEYTGATPEEMEGWGWRSVHDPATLPTVLERWSRSLESGEEFEMVYPLRGADGVLRPFLTRVHPVLDPEGTVVQWFGTNTDISEMSRVEGELQEARSRLESILSAGEVGTWEFDVLQDVMRADRNLAAMFGVPEEQAQGAPLEIYLRAIHDDDRERVQSTIRQALDEGDTYEAEYRLRGDGSEPRWVVARGRVERDASGRAIRLPGVVVDITEQKQGEETVARLAAESERQRRLYETVLSNTEDFNYTFDLEGRFTFLNEALLDLLQKTPDEAVGKNFYGLNYPPDLAKHLQRQIKQCIEERVTIRDETTFVSHLGARQYEYIFVPVFGENGAVEAVAGSTRDITDRKRTEEALRQSDRHKDEFLATLAHELRNPLSPIASAVKLMHDSADDAAEVRQLSQIADRQLKQLVRLVDDLLDVSRISRGKVQLQRTLCGLDEIVRQAVESVSDKVRAAEHRLKVDIPAEPLYVHGDHARLTQVVTNVLNNAVKYTPDGGDISLTLTSVGDSARIEIKDSGVGIPAESLSKVFELFTQLEIERLSGGSGLGIGLALVKEFVDLHGGVIEIESAGHLQGCRVVIHLPTTAPPQADDIDDEGEPVAPSDRAAPTRPLRVLVVDDLRAIAYTLSRLMENMGHETLTADCGENALRVIGDFRPDVVVSDVSMPGMSGYELATEIRRRYSDTIGLVALTGYGMQADRDKALASGFDHHMVKPPDPDQLEAYLQTVEGRVRQDA; this comes from the coding sequence ATGAGCGACGAATCTCGCCGCGTGCCGGACTACGAGTCGGAGGTCCATCAGGAGATCGCCGATAGGTTTGGGCTGTTGCCCAATTTCTTCCGCCTCGGGCCGGAGGCGCCCGAGGTCGCCAAGAGCTTTTGGGAGTTCGCCAAGTTCGGCTACCTCGACAGCCCGCTGCCGGCGATGTTCAAGGAGCGGCTGTTTGTTTACCTCTCTCGCTTCTGCGACGTGCGGTACTGCCTGGCCCGCCACTTCGGCTTTCTGGTCGGCCTGGGGCGGCCCTCGGGCGACGACGCGTCGGCGCCCGACTCGCTCGATCAGGCGTTGAGCCTGATCGATACGCCCCACCCGAGCGGCGACGATCTGGCGCCGTCGCTCGAGGTTTTGCGGGCGCGCACGGAGCCCTTTGCCTTCGACTCGGAGCTCTCCGAAGAGCAAGAGGCGGCGGTTTTCGCCTGCGCCGCCCACGTCTTCTTGCAGACGGATCAAGCGGCCGAAAGCCTCGAGGCGCTCCGCCACGCCTGCGACGGTCGGGCGTTCCAGCACCTGCTCGTCTTCCTGACGTTTGTCCGCACCGCGCACTACTGGACCCAGATCCACCCGGAGCTCGAGGTCGAGGAGGATGTCACGCACCTGCTCGACGGGCACGAGGCGCTGTCGCGCTGCGTGCGGGGCGCGCAGCCGTCGGACGCCGGCAAACGGGCCTCGGTCGTCCAGCGGGAGCTCGACCGGCTCGGCGAAGAACGCGAGCGCTCGGAGCTGCTGCGGGTCACGCTGGCGAGCATCGGCGACGCGGTGATCACGACCGACAGCCGCGGCCGCATCACGTTCATCAACAGCGTCGGCGAGAAGGCGACCGGCTGGTCGGCGGACGAGGCGGTCGGCCAGCCGATCGAGCGGGTGTTCGCCATCTTCGACGAGGAATCGGGAGAGGAGGTCGTCAGCCCCGTGCGTCGCGCGCTGCGTCACGGCGCGACCGCCGGCCTGAAGAGCCGCACCAGGCTCATCACCCGCGACGGGAAACGGTTGCCGATCGAGGACAGCGCCAGCCCGATCCGCGTGGGCGGCCAGGTGGTGGGGGCGGTGCTCATCTTCCGCGACGTCCGCGAGCGCCGCGAGCAGCAGAAGTCGCTCGAGCGGCAGGAGCTGCAGTTCCGCACGCTCGCCAATTCGATCGCCCACCTCGCCTGGATGGCGAAACCCGATGGCTACGTGTTCTGGTACAACCAGCCGTGGTACGAGTACACGGGCGCCACGCCCGAGGAGATGGAGGGCTGGGGGTGGCGATCGGTCCACGACCCGGCGACGCTGCCCACCGTGCTCGAGCGTTGGAGCCGTTCGCTCGAGAGCGGCGAAGAGTTCGAGATGGTCTACCCGCTGCGTGGCGCCGACGGGGTGCTGCGCCCCTTCCTGACCCGGGTCCACCCGGTCCTGGACCCCGAGGGGACGGTGGTGCAGTGGTTCGGCACCAACACCGACATCAGCGAGATGTCACGCGTCGAGGGCGAGTTGCAAGAGGCGCGTTCGCGGCTCGAGTCGATCCTTTCGGCCGGCGAGGTGGGGACCTGGGAGTTCGACGTCCTGCAAGACGTGATGCGGGCCGACCGCAATCTGGCCGCCATGTTCGGGGTGCCGGAAGAGCAGGCCCAGGGCGCGCCGCTCGAGATCTACCTGCGTGCGATCCACGACGACGACCGCGAGCGGGTGCAGTCCACCATCCGGCAAGCGCTCGACGAGGGCGACACTTACGAGGCGGAGTACCGCCTGCGGGGCGACGGTTCGGAGCCCCGCTGGGTCGTGGCTCGGGGGCGTGTCGAGCGAGACGCCTCGGGCAGGGCGATCCGCTTGCCGGGGGTCGTGGTCGACATCACCGAGCAGAAGCAGGGCGAGGAGACGGTCGCCCGCCTCGCGGCCGAGTCGGAGCGGCAGCGACGGCTCTACGAGACGGTGCTCTCGAACACGGAAGACTTTAATTACACGTTCGACCTCGAGGGGCGTTTTACGTTCCTCAACGAGGCCTTGCTCGACCTGCTGCAGAAGACTCCCGACGAGGCGGTCGGCAAGAACTTTTATGGCCTGAACTACCCGCCCGATCTAGCGAAGCACCTGCAAAGACAGATCAAGCAGTGCATCGAAGAACGGGTCACGATCCGCGACGAGACGACTTTCGTTTCGCACCTCGGCGCCCGCCAGTACGAGTACATCTTCGTGCCGGTGTTCGGCGAGAACGGCGCGGTCGAGGCGGTGGCCGGCTCGACGCGCGACATCACCGATCGCAAGCGGACCGAGGAGGCGCTCCGCCAATCGGATCGCCACAAGGACGAGTTCCTCGCCACGCTGGCCCACGAGCTGCGCAACCCGCTCTCGCCGATCGCCTCGGCGGTCAAGCTGATGCACGACTCGGCCGACGACGCGGCCGAGGTCAGGCAGCTCTCCCAGATCGCCGACCGCCAGCTCAAGCAACTCGTGCGATTGGTCGACGACCTGCTCGATGTCTCGCGCATCAGCCGCGGCAAGGTGCAGCTGCAACGCACGCTCTGCGGTCTGGACGAGATCGTGCGGCAAGCGGTCGAGTCGGTCTCGGACAAGGTGCGGGCGGCCGAGCACCGGCTGAAGGTCGACATCCCCGCTGAGCCGTTGTACGTGCACGGCGACCACGCCCGGCTGACGCAGGTCGTGACGAACGTGCTCAACAACGCGGTGAAGTACACCCCCGACGGCGGCGATATCTCACTCACGCTCACGTCGGTCGGGGACTCGGCGCGGATCGAGATCAAGGACTCGGGCGTCGGCATCCCCGCGGAGAGTCTGTCGAAGGTCTTCGAGTTGTTCACCCAGCTCGAGATCGAGCGCCTCTCCGGTGGCTCGGGGCTGGGGATTGGGCTCGCGCTGGTCAAAGAGTTCGTCGACCTGCACGGCGGGGTGATCGAGATCGAGAGCGCGGGCCACCTGCAAGGCTGCCGGGTCGTGATCCACTTGCCGACGACGGCCCCCCCGCAAGCGGACGACATCGACGATGAAGGCGAGCCGGTGGCGCCGAGCGATCGGGCCGCCCCGACCAGGCCGCTCCGCGTGCTGGTGGTCGACGATCTGCGCGCCATCGCCTACACGCTCAGCCGACTGATGGAGAACATGGGGCACGAGACGCTCACCGCCGATTGCGGCGAGAACGCCCTGCGGGTGATCGGCGACTTCCGGCCCGATGTCGTCGTCTCCGACGTCTCGATGCCGGGGATGAGCGGCTACGAGCTAGCGACCGAGATCCGCCGCCGGTACAGCGACACGATCGGCCTGGTGGCGCTGACGGGCTATGGCATGCAGGCCGACCGCGACAAGGCGCTGGCGAGCGGCTTTGACCACCACATGGTCAAGCCGCCCGACCCCGACCAACTCGAGGCGTACCTGCAAACGGTCGAGGGCCGTGTGCGGCAGGATGCGTAG
- a CDS encoding Gfo/Idh/MocA family protein → MSEPTKLRWGVLSTAKIGRKQVIPALQKSRLGEVTAIASRDLARAQQAADGLVIGRAYGSYEELLADPAVDAVYNPLPNHLHVPMSIAALEAGKHVLCEKPIALSAAEAEKLLAAGEAHPELKLMEAFMYRFHPQWERVFELIAAGTLGELREVRGWFSYFNDDPQNIRNQSDLGGGALMDIGCYPISMARFVLGREPVGVLARVERDPRFGTDRHAAAVLDFNGGAVATLSCGTQMAPGQGATIAGTAGVLRIEWPFTPPPEDSVRMWLDLDGATEEIVVGACDKYTAQADRFAEAVLNDQPVPTPLADAVANMRVIEAALRSGESGRRVAIG, encoded by the coding sequence TTGAGCGAACCGACGAAACTCCGCTGGGGCGTGCTGAGCACCGCCAAGATCGGCCGCAAGCAGGTGATCCCGGCGCTGCAGAAGTCGCGGCTCGGCGAAGTGACAGCGATCGCCTCACGCGACCTGGCCCGCGCCCAGCAGGCGGCCGACGGGCTGGTGATCGGCCGCGCGTACGGCTCGTACGAGGAGCTGCTGGCCGATCCCGCTGTCGACGCCGTCTACAACCCGCTGCCGAACCATCTGCACGTGCCGATGTCGATCGCCGCGCTCGAAGCGGGCAAGCACGTGCTGTGTGAGAAGCCGATCGCGTTGTCGGCCGCCGAGGCCGAGAAGCTCCTCGCCGCCGGCGAGGCGCATCCTGAGCTGAAGCTCATGGAGGCGTTCATGTACCGCTTCCACCCGCAGTGGGAGCGGGTCTTCGAGCTGATCGCCGCAGGAACGCTCGGCGAGCTGCGCGAGGTGCGCGGCTGGTTCTCGTACTTCAATGACGACCCGCAGAACATCCGCAACCAGAGCGACCTGGGCGGCGGGGCGCTGATGGACATCGGCTGCTACCCGATCTCGATGGCCCGTTTCGTGCTAGGCCGCGAGCCCGTTGGCGTGCTGGCCCGCGTGGAGCGCGACCCGCGGTTCGGGACCGACCGCCACGCGGCGGCGGTGCTCGACTTCAACGGCGGCGCCGTGGCGACGCTGAGCTGCGGCACGCAGATGGCGCCTGGTCAGGGGGCCACGATCGCCGGCACAGCGGGCGTGCTGCGGATCGAGTGGCCCTTCACGCCGCCGCCCGAAGACTCGGTGCGGATGTGGCTCGACCTCGACGGCGCCACCGAGGAGATCGTCGTCGGCGCCTGCGACAAGTACACGGCCCAGGCAGACCGCTTCGCCGAGGCGGTGCTCAACGACCAGCCCGTGCCGACGCCGCTCGCCGACGCCGTGGCGAACATGCGAGTGATCGAGGCGGCGCTGCGGAGCGGCGAGTCGGGCCGCCGCGTGGCGATCGGCTAG
- a CDS encoding glycoside hydrolase family 25 protein gives MTTADSPSTSRTRSHLGAALYLLTATLGLLAATLATSRADAQYLNGIDVSHWQGAINWTSVKNAGTDFAFIKATNGTNQVDSRFAQNFNNAREAGVLAGPYHYGYPNTFTSDPLDAANEANDFVDAIEPFYTNHPGSYLTPVLDLEEHVNIGTTAQNKAFITEWVRDFSQVVETRLGVKPIIYTGQSFAQNYLANDIAEHPLWFARWGSQPTSTQMGIWDTWDFWQYTATGSVAGVSGNVDRDYFNGTMQDLEQYVMGVVSLAGDYNDDGMVDAADFTVWRDTRGARRGGAADGNGDGRIDELDYDIWVANFGKSNLSSAQTASVPEPNSLMLAAGACFGRRRLRGRLRGGLGH, from the coding sequence ATGACGACCGCTGATTCTCCGTCGACGAGCCGCACACGAAGCCACCTAGGGGCTGCGCTCTACCTACTGACGGCGACGCTGGGCCTGCTGGCGGCGACGCTGGCGACCAGCCGGGCCGACGCGCAGTACCTGAACGGCATCGACGTCTCGCACTGGCAGGGCGCTATCAATTGGACGTCGGTCAAGAACGCCGGAACCGACTTCGCGTTCATCAAGGCGACCAACGGCACCAACCAGGTCGATTCGAGGTTCGCCCAGAACTTCAATAACGCCCGCGAGGCGGGCGTGTTGGCCGGGCCTTACCACTACGGGTACCCCAACACGTTCACTTCGGACCCGCTCGACGCGGCCAACGAGGCGAACGACTTTGTCGACGCGATCGAGCCGTTCTACACGAATCACCCCGGCTCGTACCTGACGCCGGTGCTCGACTTGGAGGAGCACGTCAACATCGGCACGACCGCCCAGAACAAGGCGTTCATCACCGAGTGGGTCCGCGACTTCTCGCAGGTTGTCGAAACGCGTCTCGGCGTCAAGCCGATCATCTACACCGGCCAGTCGTTCGCCCAGAACTACTTGGCCAACGACATCGCGGAGCACCCGCTGTGGTTCGCCCGCTGGGGGAGCCAGCCGACCTCGACGCAGATGGGCATCTGGGACACGTGGGACTTCTGGCAGTACACGGCCACCGGCAGTGTGGCGGGCGTGTCGGGCAACGTTGACCGCGACTACTTCAACGGCACGATGCAGGACCTCGAGCAGTACGTGATGGGGGTCGTCTCGCTGGCGGGCGACTACAACGACGACGGCATGGTCGACGCCGCCGACTTCACCGTGTGGCGCGACACGCGCGGCGCCCGCCGCGGCGGGGCGGCCGACGGCAACGGGGACGGCCGCATCGACGAGCTCGATTACGACATCTGGGTCGCCAACTTCGGCAAATCGAATCTCAGCTCAGCGCAAACGGCCAGCGTGCCCGAGCCGAACTCGCTGATGCTGGCGGCGGGCGCGTGCTTCGGCCGGCGCCGTTTGCGTGGTCGCCTACGGGGCGGCTTGGGCCACTAG
- a CDS encoding Nramp family divalent metal transporter produces MPSPHADSAPIDPYKLDPSRVEEPPTTWLGMLSYCGPGFILSASIVGSGELIATTVLGAKAGFATLWVILVSCLVKVAVQLEFGRHTIQTGETCVEAMNRLPGPKPARVHWTIWAWVLLQPIKILQVGGIVGGVAMVLGIVWPGVPLAVWAWGVAGVTALLVCYGRYRFVERTSLVLLAMFSLLTLVSVAALQWTDYAVSWGDVLSGLGGHVPEGAWIIVIGAFGLTGVGGDEIMHYSYWLLEKGYAAKTGPYDPADEAWVARARGWIRVMQLDAMLSMVAYTVVTAAFYCLGAAVLHARGEAPEGYALIETLATMYTESLGPWSRHVFLAGALVVLYSSVFAALAAWCRMYADAFDKLGWVRLHNTTSRRRTIAVLAWAIALSWAAVYLFVQKPVWMVLWGGVATSAILLLAVWAAVDFRTRRALPALRPRPIYRAAFWLSAGLIASLAVWGVTKASIEYFG; encoded by the coding sequence ATGCCCTCACCTCACGCCGACTCGGCCCCGATCGACCCGTACAAGCTCGACCCGAGCCGCGTTGAGGAGCCCCCCACCACGTGGCTCGGCATGCTGTCGTACTGCGGCCCCGGGTTCATCCTGTCGGCGTCGATCGTTGGGTCGGGCGAGCTGATCGCCACTACGGTATTGGGCGCCAAGGCGGGGTTCGCCACGCTGTGGGTCATCCTGGTGAGCTGTCTGGTGAAGGTGGCCGTGCAGCTCGAGTTCGGCCGGCACACGATCCAGACCGGCGAAACGTGCGTCGAGGCGATGAACCGGTTGCCGGGGCCCAAACCGGCCCGGGTCCACTGGACCATCTGGGCGTGGGTGCTGCTGCAGCCGATCAAGATCTTGCAGGTCGGCGGCATCGTCGGCGGCGTGGCGATGGTGCTCGGCATCGTCTGGCCCGGCGTGCCGCTGGCCGTTTGGGCGTGGGGCGTGGCGGGCGTCACGGCGCTGTTGGTCTGCTACGGCCGTTATCGGTTCGTCGAGCGGACGTCGCTCGTGCTGCTGGCGATGTTCTCGCTGCTAACACTTGTCTCGGTCGCGGCTCTGCAATGGACCGACTACGCCGTCAGCTGGGGCGACGTGCTCTCGGGCCTCGGCGGCCACGTGCCCGAGGGGGCGTGGATCATCGTCATCGGCGCCTTCGGGCTCACCGGCGTCGGCGGCGACGAGATCATGCACTACTCCTACTGGCTGCTGGAGAAGGGTTACGCCGCCAAGACCGGCCCATACGACCCGGCGGACGAGGCGTGGGTCGCCCGCGCCCGCGGCTGGATCCGTGTGATGCAGCTCGACGCGATGCTATCGATGGTCGCCTACACCGTCGTGACGGCGGCGTTCTATTGCCTGGGCGCCGCGGTGCTGCACGCCCGCGGCGAGGCGCCCGAGGGTTACGCGCTGATCGAGACCCTGGCGACGATGTACACCGAGTCGCTGGGCCCCTGGAGCCGCCACGTGTTCTTAGCCGGGGCGCTGGTGGTGCTTTATTCGAGCGTGTTCGCGGCGCTGGCGGCCTGGTGCCGCATGTACGCCGACGCCTTCGACAAGTTGGGGTGGGTACGGCTGCACAACACGACGAGCCGCCGCCGCACGATCGCCGTGCTGGCGTGGGCGATCGCCCTCTCGTGGGCGGCCGTTTACTTGTTCGTGCAGAAGCCGGTTTGGATGGTGCTGTGGGGCGGCGTCGCTACGAGCGCGATCTTGCTGCTGGCGGTGTGGGCGGCGGTCGATTTCCGCACGCGGCGAGCGCTGCCCGCGCTGAGGCCGAGACCGATCTACCGGGCGGCGTTCTGGCTCAGCGCGGGGCTGATCGCGTCGCTCGCCGTGTGGGGCGTCACGAAGGCCTCGATCGAGTACTTCGGCTAG